From a region of the Equus przewalskii isolate Varuska chromosome 2, EquPr2, whole genome shotgun sequence genome:
- the LOC139081867 gene encoding tumor necrosis factor receptor superfamily member 10A-like produces the protein MVNPRGRYTDEFLQGDCQISASGKPSGGRNSERSLTSRGSGDPAPWPPRAPRQGARQVPGRRGAPGPLSSSSWVSCCRSQLPQPRPPSRTEFTAISCPSGKCSPWEGCVHQDPMCQKTVEIVHRAQMERVTQSFRRLPCLLTLYDLQSGEQERSKCTGTRETECRCKRGTFHGEDFPEVCQTCSSRCPDGMVEAGPCTPWSDLKCVHQGSGNPWPVIGIVAVAVAVAVLLLGLTVYLYRRRILQGCEVAANCINRVFFWRSCPPRGPEALDNAYNKTLNNRESSSTLASEQELEGQEQAEPTGVSAQSPGEAECLLGPAGAEGSQMRRRLLVPANGADPTEKAVHAADEPHGQ, from the exons ATGGTTAACCCCAGGGGCAG ATACACAGACGAGTTCCTGCAGGGTGACTGCCAGATTTCAGCCAGCGGCAAACCCAGCGGCGGCAGGAACTCGGAGCGCTCCCTAACCTCGCGGGGCAGCGGGGACCCAGCGCCCTGGCCTCCTCGGGCGCCCCGGCAGGGCGCGCGCCAGGTCCCAGGCCGGCGCGGGGCCCCAGGACCCTTATCTTCTTCGTCTTGGGTATCCTGCTGCCG GTCCCAGCTGCCTCAGCCACGACCACCGAGCAGGACAGAATTCACTGCAATTAGCTGCCCCTCTGGGAAGTGCAGCCCCTGGGAGGGTTGTGTCCACCAG gatCCCATGTGTCAGAAGACAGTAGAGATTGTACACCGTGCACAAATGGAGCGGGTCACACAGTCATTCAGACGCCTGCCCTGCTTGCTGACTTTGTATGATTTGCAATCAG GTGAACAGGAGAGAAGTAAATGCACCGGGACCAGAGAAACGGAGTGTCGGTGCAAACGTGGCACTTTCCACGGAGAAGATTTCCCCGAGGTCTGCCAGACGTGCAGCAGCAG gtgCCCTGATGGGATGGTTGAGGCCGGTCCCTGTACCCCCTGGAGTGACCTCAAGTGTGTCCACCAAGGATCAG GCAATCCATGGCCGGTGATTGGGATTGtagctgtggctgtggctgtggctgtccTGCTGCTGGGGCTGACTGTGTATCTTTACCGGAGGCGCATCCTTCAAG GTTGTGAAGTGGCTGCCAACTGCATAAACAGA GTCTTTTTCTGGCGCTCCTGTCCCCCAAGAGGACCTGAGGCTCTGGACAACGCCTACAACAAGACCCTGAACAACAGAGAGTCGTCGTCCACCCTGGCTTCTGAGCAGGAACTGGAAGGCCAGGAGCAGGCAGAGCCGACAGGTGTCAGCGCACAGTCCCCAGGGGAAGCAGAGTGTCTGCTG GGACCTGCAGGAGCTGAAGGGTctcagatgagaaggaggctgcTGGTTCCAGCCAACGGTGCAGACCCCACTGAAA AAGCTGTTCATGCAGCAGATGAGCCTCATGGACAGTGA